In Streptomyces sclerotialus, the DNA window GACCGACCGTCCCGATCTGATCGTGCTGGACCTGGGGCTGCCCGACGTGGACGGCGCCCAGGTGCTGCGGATGCTGCGGGCGGTCAGCGACGTACCGATCATCGTCGCCACCGCGCGCGACGAGGAGGGCGACATGGTCGCGGTGCTCGACGACGGCGCGGACGACTACATCGTCAAGCCGTTCGGCGCCGCGCAGCTGGACGCCCGCATCAAGGCGGTACTGCGCCGTCTGGGTACGGCCGAGCCGGAGGCGCCGCTCCGGGTCGGCGGGCTGGTCCTGGATACGGCGGCGCGCGAGGTCGTGCTCGACGGCGCGCCGCTGGACCTCACGCCCCGCGAGTTCGACCTGCTGGTCTATCTCGCCCGCCGCGTCGGCCAGGTCGTCTCGCGCCGGGAGCTGCTCGCGGAGGTGTGGCAGCAGCCGCTCGGCGGGGCGGACAAGACGGTGGACGTCCATCTGTCCTGGCTACGCCGGAAACTCGGGGAGACCGCCCAGAAGCCGCGGTACCTGCACACCGTCCGTACCGTGGGCGTCAAGCTCGCGGCCCCGGACAGCGGTGACGGTGACAGTGGCGGCAGTGATCGCGATGTCGGCAGTGATCGCAGTGATCGCGGTGGCGGCAGTGATCGTGGTGGCAGAAGTGGCCACGGTGGTGGCGGCAGTGTCGACGGCTCGGCCCGGCGGTCGGAGTAGATGCGATGCGTCTGCGGATTCTGCTGGTCACGGCCCTGACTACCGCGCTCGTGCTCGCCGCGCTCCTGGTGCCGCTCGCGATCCTCACCCGTAGTCACGCCGCGGACCGGGCCACGGCCGACGCCACCGCCCGCGCGCAGTCGCTGGCCGCCGGCATCGGTACCGCGCTGGCCCATCCCGGCCCCGAGGGCAGCCTGGCCACCGCCGCGTCGCTCGTGACGGCCGCCAACGGGGCGAATCTGCCGCGTACGTCGGTGATCCTCGCGGACGGGACCGTGCTGGGCCCACCGGCGCGCGTCACGGACGCCGTGCGCCTGGCGCGTTACGGGCGTGCGTTCGCGTACGCGCCCCCTGGAGGCGGCCAGACGGTGCTGGTCCCCGTACAGGGCGCCTCCGGCGGTACCGCCGTCATCCATGTCGCGCTGACCGATGAGCAACTGTACGCGGGGACTCTCCCGTCCTGGCTGGCGTTCGCCGGGCTCGGGGTCGGGCTCGTACTGCTCGGCCTGCTGGTCGCCGACCGGCTGGGCGCCCGGCTGGTCGGCTCCACACAGCGGCTCGCGAAGGTCGCCGACCGGCTCGCGGCCGGCGACCTGACCGCCCGCGCGGAGCCGGACGGGCCGCCGGAGCTGCGCCTGGTGGCCGGTGAGCTGAACAATCTCGCGGGTCGCATCGAGGGCTTCCTCACCGCCGAGCGGGAGAACGCGGCGGACCTGGCGCACCGCCTCCGTACGCCGGTCGCGGCGCTGCGCCTGGATGCCGAGGGGCTGCGCGACCCGGCCGAGGCGGAGCGGATCGCGGCGGACGTGGCGGCACTGGAGCGCAGCGTGGACGAGGTCATCCGTACGGCGCGCAAGCCGCTGCGGGAAGCCGCCGGGTACGGGGGCGCGGGTGGCCCGTCCCGTGGCGGAGCCGGTGCGCCGTCCGCCGACCTGGTCGCGGTGGCCCGTGAGCGCGCGGACTTCTGGCGCCCGCTGGCGGAGGACCAGGGGCGCACGCTGGACTTCCAAGCCCCTGATGCGCCGGTGCCCGTACGGGCGGACGAAGCGGAGCTGGCAGCCGCGGTGGACGCGCTCATCGGCAATGTCTTCGACCACACGCCGGAGGGCGTGGGTATGCGGCTGTCCGTGTCCGCCGCCGGTGACGAGCGCGCGGGCGAGGCTGCGGGGAGCCGTAGCGGGGGCGGCGGGCTGCTGGTCATAGAGGACGACGGGCCCGGTTTCCCCGAGGGGCACGTGCCGCAGCGGGGTAAGAGCGGCGGCGGCTCCACGGGGCTCGGTCTGGACATCGTGCGCCGCGTCGCGGAGGAGTCCGGCGGCCGCACGGTGCTGACCGCCGCGCGGCGGGCGAGCGGCGGGGAGGCGGCCCCTGACGGTACCGGCGGCGGCGAGGGCGGCCGTGGTGCCCGGGTGGAGGCCCACCTCGGGGGGCCGTCGGCGTAGTCCCCGCCTCATCTCGTCAGGCCGCGTGCGGCTCGGCCGGGGTGAAGACCCGGCGGGTGGCGCGTCGCCAGGCGTTCGCGGTGAGGTCGGGGCGCAGGGCGGACAGCGCGCCGCAGTACTTGGTGAATTCGGCCGGGCGGACGCCATAAGCGTGCAGCAGCCGGTCAGCCTCGGTCAGATGTCCGTCCGTCTTGGACTCGACGAGCACCAGGCCCCCATCGGCGCGGACGGCACGTCCCGTACGCGGGTCGCGGCAGATCATGCCCGCGTCGCAGGTGATGCGCTGGCCGTCCGCCACGAAGGTCGCCCGCTGGTAGTCGGTGACGAGCGAGGTGGCGAGGTCGGTGGGGGCCGTCATGTCGTACGTGCGGCGCAGCACCGAGGCCAGGAAGTTGCGCTGCGCCTGATCAAGTGCGGTCGTACCGGGGATCATCGGCTGCCGGAACTTGACCGTTTCGCCGCGCCCGCTCTTGAGCTTGATTTCGAACTGCCGCTCCCCGGTGTCCTCGTACAGCCGCTCCCTGATCTTGAAGCGAAGCCGTCGGCCCTGCCGGTGGTCGTGGAAGGCCCGCAGGTCAGGCGTGTCGTAGTAGAGGGAGTTGTACCGGAACCAGCGCCGGCCGTTGATGCACAGCGACTTGAACGGTCCGCCGGGGCGCTTCGGGTCCGTCAGCCGGGCCGCGAAGTCGGCGAAGATCTCGACCGGCACGAGGTAGCTGTTGTCGTGGCGGGCCAGCAGCTCGGCACGGGCCTGCACCTCGGCGAGGGTGATGGGGTGCGCGGCCAGTGCGGCGCGGGCGATGGCGCGTACGGCGGGGTTCACACGGTCTCCTTCGAGGCGTCGGCGGTACGTCCGGAGGGGAGGTCGGTGGAGCGGTCGGGTACGTGCGGCGTGCGGTCGGCGCGGTACTGGGTGGCCGGTTCCCCGGGCGTCTGGTGATCGGACGCCTTGTGAGGCGTACGAGCGACGGCGACGGAACGTTCCATCTCGCGGTAACGGACGTCCACGACCGTCACGTCCCGGACGAAGTCGACCTGCTTGACGGTCCAGTTGAGCGGCTCGCCCACCCGGCGGGCCAGGTCGGCGCGGAGCGCGGCCGGGTCGGTGTGCACGACGTCGAGGGTGACCACCGTGCGGCGGCTGCGGGTCAGCAGCTTGGGGTGGTCGGCGCACCAGATGACGAAGAGCAGCAGCACGGTGAAGATCGCGGCGAAGCCCAGCTCCAGCTGCGGCAGCCCGCACAGCAGGCCCAGGACGAGGGTCGTGAAGTAGTACGCGACCTCTTCGTGCTGGATGGAGTCCGAGCGCAGCCGGATGATCGACAACACGCCGAACAGGCCGAACGCCAGCGCCGTGCCCCCGCTGCCGTTGACCTCCGCGAGTGCCGCGACGACCGAGAACAGCGCGACGTTCAGTGCGAGGTAGGCCGGCACCAGGTCGCGGCGCCGGTGCCGCGGGTAGTACACGGCGAACGTCAGCACGCACACCGCGGCCAGGTCGAGCCCCAGGTGGGCGGCCAGCTGTCCGAGAGTAACCATTGCTTTCCTCGTACGGTCACGGGTGGCCGGCCCGTCCGGCGGCCACGTCTCCTGCGATTCGCTCCCGTGGCGCGGCGCGGAGCCGCACGGCGGGAGGCACGAGAAAGAAGCTAGGAATCCGTGGGTTAAGCGCGCCCCTCACTGGCGTTAAGGAAAGCGGCTGGGGCGTCAGCCGTGGTGGACGCCCGTCACAGCTGTTTCGTCGGCACCTCCCGTCGCTGTTGTCGCTGGGGCTACTCTCCTCTCACCACACGCAGCCCTGCCGCCGAGGCCCTCGCTGTGTGGTGCCGGGCCGCATGCCACTGGAGGGGACTGAGCATGCCCATCAGCCGTCGAGGATTCGTCACCGCGGCCCTGACCGGCTCCGCGACCGCCCTGCTCGCCGGAGCGCCGGCCCGCGCGCTCCCGGCCCCCGCCACCCCTGCGGCCGGCCGTGCCGCCGCGGCGCCCGACCCGGCCCGGTGGATGGCCGCGTTGCCGGACGGTGTCCCGCTGACCCGGCTGACCGTGCCCGGTACGCATGACACCTGCGCCACCGACCCGATGAACGGTACGGAGTGGTCGCACACCCAGAACATGGGTATACCGGAGCAACTGCGGCGCGGCATACGCTTCCTCGACATCCG includes these proteins:
- a CDS encoding DUF4956 domain-containing protein — its product is MVTLGQLAAHLGLDLAAVCVLTFAVYYPRHRRRDLVPAYLALNVALFSVVAALAEVNGSGGTALAFGLFGVLSIIRLRSDSIQHEEVAYYFTTLVLGLLCGLPQLELGFAAIFTVLLLFVIWCADHPKLLTRSRRTVVTLDVVHTDPAALRADLARRVGEPLNWTVKQVDFVRDVTVVDVRYREMERSVAVARTPHKASDHQTPGEPATQYRADRTPHVPDRSTDLPSGRTADASKETV
- a CDS encoding polyphosphate polymerase domain-containing protein, whose protein sequence is MNPAVRAIARAALAAHPITLAEVQARAELLARHDNSYLVPVEIFADFAARLTDPKRPGGPFKSLCINGRRWFRYNSLYYDTPDLRAFHDHRQGRRLRFKIRERLYEDTGERQFEIKLKSGRGETVKFRQPMIPGTTALDQAQRNFLASVLRRTYDMTAPTDLATSLVTDYQRATFVADGQRITCDAGMICRDPRTGRAVRADGGLVLVESKTDGHLTEADRLLHAYGVRPAEFTKYCGALSALRPDLTANAWRRATRRVFTPAEPHAA
- a CDS encoding response regulator transcription factor, with protein sequence MSHLLVVEDDPQLRSALVRALRDRGHAVATAATGMSGLDAAVTDRPDLIVLDLGLPDVDGAQVLRMLRAVSDVPIIVATARDEEGDMVAVLDDGADDYIVKPFGAAQLDARIKAVLRRLGTAEPEAPLRVGGLVLDTAAREVVLDGAPLDLTPREFDLLVYLARRVGQVVSRRELLAEVWQQPLGGADKTVDVHLSWLRRKLGETAQKPRYLHTVRTVGVKLAAPDSGDGDSGGSDRDVGSDRSDRGGGSDRGGRSGHGGGGSVDGSARRSE
- a CDS encoding sensor histidine kinase gives rise to the protein MRLRILLVTALTTALVLAALLVPLAILTRSHAADRATADATARAQSLAAGIGTALAHPGPEGSLATAASLVTAANGANLPRTSVILADGTVLGPPARVTDAVRLARYGRAFAYAPPGGGQTVLVPVQGASGGTAVIHVALTDEQLYAGTLPSWLAFAGLGVGLVLLGLLVADRLGARLVGSTQRLAKVADRLAAGDLTARAEPDGPPELRLVAGELNNLAGRIEGFLTAERENAADLAHRLRTPVAALRLDAEGLRDPAEAERIAADVAALERSVDEVIRTARKPLREAAGYGGAGGPSRGGAGAPSADLVAVARERADFWRPLAEDQGRTLDFQAPDAPVPVRADEAELAAAVDALIGNVFDHTPEGVGMRLSVSAAGDERAGEAAGSRSGGGGLLVIEDDGPGFPEGHVPQRGKSGGGSTGLGLDIVRRVAEESGGRTVLTAARRASGGEAAPDGTGGGEGGRGARVEAHLGGPSA